The following is a genomic window from Pseudomonas sp. FP2335.
CACGGGGTGTCAGGGGTCGGCGCATCGTTGGCCTCCTGGTGCAAGTGGGCGCGCAGGGCAAACTGATCCTTGCCGGTTTGCGCATCGGGCTGGATCACCCCTTCGAACCTGGCGTTTTCCAGGCTGCGGCACGCCTTGATCCGGGTGATCAAGGCGCTGGCCTTGGCGCTTTGCCCAGAGAGCGACACCTCGGCGCCATCGGTGATTTCCAATTGCTCGATCCAGGTGTCGGCGGGCAGGCAGGTGGTCAACTCGTTAAGCAGTGCCGCCAAGGGTGGCTGGGCCGCTTTGCGGCGGGTCAGGTAGTTCGCTGCACCGCGGGTATTGAGCAGTTGCTGGCGCAGCTGCTGGACCTGGGCCACCTGGTGTTTTTGCTGCTGGACGCTGGCGTGCATCACATCCAGCACGCGCTGGCGGTCGTTGAGCCACAACAGCATCGCCGCAATCACCAACGCCGCGCACAGCCACGGCAGGCTGCGTTGCAGGCCTTTGCCGCGGGCGCGCTGGCGTGGCCGCAACGGCGCGGGCAGCAGGTCGATGCCCAGGCCCGGCACATCGACCTGATGGGGATGCAAACCCAGGGCTGCGCAGTCGAGCAGGATCTGGTCGAGGCGTGTGCGCTGGATCGCCACCAGCGTCACTTTGAGGTGCATGCTAGTGCGCCGCTCCTGGCGTGCGACGAAGTACAGTTGTTCGGCGTCGAACGGGGTGAAACGGTCAAGTTCATAACCGACCACCGCCGTCAGGTTGCGGGCCGCCGCCAGCGGCAGTTGCAGGCTCTGTACCAGCACCATCGACGGCGCAAGCAGCAACACCTGGCGCACATGCTCGGGCACCGGCCCTACCGGCGCCGTCAAAGGCCAGGGGTAGCTGCGCTCAGGTGGCTCGTGCGCCAGCAACCACGCCGGCAGGCAGCCGCGCAGCTCCTTGAGCCACAGGCGCCAGCCCTGCTGCAACAGGCTGCCGCGCCAGCGCTGGGCAATGGGTTGAGCCCACTGCTCAAGCTGCGCCAGGGGTTTGGATAACGATCGATTCATTCTTGCCAACGCAACACCCGATACGGTTGTGCGCTTCCCTCCGATGGGCTCAATAAAACGGTGACTTGCAACCGCGCGTGGTAACCGCCAGGGCGTTCTGCCCGGCTGCTGATCACCAGCACTTCGCCGGGATCAGCCCCCACCGCGCTTTGTTGCGGCAGGTTCAGGGCCTTGCGCAGCAGTGTGCTGGCGAAGGCGGGATCGGGCCGGTCCAGGCCGCTCCATAAAGTGATCTGCGGCACCAACCGGCTGTACAGCGCCTGGGTCATGCCCGGCAACTGACGCAACTCTTCAACCACCCGGAACGGCGCCACACCTTGATTGCGGCGGGTTTCCAGGTCCTTGGCCAGGCGCGCAGCCTGGGCCGCGGAAGCGCCGCAGGCCAAGGCCACGCGGGCGAAATCAGCCGGCTCGGCACTGTTCAGATACAACTTGCCGCGCTCGCTGCGCAGGCTTACGCGCAACTGCGCGTCATCAAATACCAACGGCATTTGCCGCCCATCGGCGACCCACTGTTTGCTCTGCAGCGGATCAGCCAGCGCTTGCATCACCAGCGCGACGCCCGCCTCCGCCGCCAGCACGGCCTGGGTGTGCTGGCGATGCCACGTCGCCTGGCGCGTCTGCAGTTGCACCCACCCGGCCAGGCCACCGAGCAACAGGCTGAGCAACGCCAGCACCCACAGCACCAGCAACAAGGCCACGCCGCGTTGCTGCTTCATTGATCCGACGCTCCGCCGGACAGGTTCAGACGCAACGCCACCACCTGGCTGACCCACGGCACCGGCCCGCCGACCGTGGCGTCGATACGCACCGCGTAAGGCAGGCGCTTGGTCCACGGCCATGCGCTGATCCAACCAGTGGCTTGGCCTTTGGGGGACACGCCGCGATAACTGAATTGCAAGGCCTCGACATCGCGCAACAGCACCTGCGGCTCACTGCGCGCGGCCGGCACGCTGACCTGGGCGGTGGATTCGAAGCGCGCGAACGCCACCTGCAAGTCATCGCCGTGCAGTTGCAGGGTGAAGCGCTGAATTCCACCGCCAAGCACCCCAGGCAAGGTCGCGACAAACTGCAGGCGCTGCGCCGCACCGACAAAAAACCCGGGGGTCTGGCTGTCGTCTTCGGTCACGTCCAGCGGCAGCGCTTCGCTGATCGCCGTGCGCAAAAACTGCTGCGCGGCGCGCATTTCATCCAGGCTCACCGCGTAGCGCTGGGCCTTGAGCACCGCACGGTTGGCCCCCAGCAACGCGCCGCCGACCAGGGTCAGCAGCACGCCGAGCAAGCTGAGCACGATCATGATTTCGAGCAAGGTAAACCCCTGCTGGCGCCGGTTCATAACGGCGCCTTGTCGCTGGCAGCGCGCAATTTCAGCGTGCTGAACTGCGCCTGGCGCGGCCCTTCGCGCACCGTCAGATCGAGGCGAAACAAACGCGGCTGGCCCAGACGCGTGGGTTGCTGGGCGATGTGCAAGTGCCAGGCGATGCCCGCCAGGTTGCCCTGGCGGATGCCACTGGTCAGCGGCCCCGCCGCTTCCTGATCGAACACGCTGAGTGCCGCGTGGGTCAGGCGATCACTGTGCTGGACCTGCAACAACGACCGCGCGCTCTGGCCAAACGCGACCAGCAGCACCGTGCTGCAGATCGCCATGAGCATCAGGGCGGCGAGCATCTCCAGCAGGGTGAACCCCGCCTGGCGCTTCATGGCAACGCCTTGGATTGCACGCTGCCGGTCAGCCAGCCGATGTCGATGCGCCAACGCCGACTGCCACTGGCCAGCAACAGGTTGCCGCCGGTGGAGCTGCCATCCGGATAGAACGCCACCGCAGCGCCCACTTGTTCGGCGGTGTGCAGGGTCACTTGCAGGTCGGCCGGCCAGTGCCTGGGTGGCCGATCGGGGGCCTGCACGCTCAACCCTCGCAGATCAAACACAGTCGTGGCGGTTTGCCCGCTGACAATCGCCCGCGCCCGCGTGCTGCGCAGGGCATCGACAATCTGCCCGACCGCCTGGCGCTCGCGGGCGGTCTTGAGCCCTTGTTGCAGGCCAAACCCGAGCAACCCGGCGGCGATGCTGATCAACACGATCACCACCAGCATCTCCAGCAAGGTAAAGCCGCGTTGAGGGTTGGGCATGGTCGCGGGTTATTCCCAGTTGCCCAGGTCGGCGCTGTAGCCTTCGCCGCCGGGCTGGCCGTCCTGGCCGAAGAAGATCAGGTCGAACGCACCGTGCTCACCGGGAAAGCGATAGCCGAAGGCATGCCCGAACGGGTCCTTGAGGTCCGACGGCTTGGCGTACGGGCCGGCCCAGCCTGCGGCGTTGGCGGGCTTGTCGACCAGCTGTTGCAGGGTCTTGGGCGGTGAGCCGACGTCCAGCCCATAGCTTTCGATCTTCATGCCCAGGCTCGCCAATTGCGCCTTGCCCGCGCCGTATTTGCCCTTGTCGACATTGCCGCCAACCTGGCGGACCACAATGGTCGCGACGATGCCCAGCAGCACGATTACGGCGAGCATTTCCAACAGGGTGAAGCCGCTTTGGCGGCGTGCAGGTTTCAAGCGCATGGGGGTGGGTCCTCGGGGGTTCATATATTGCTGGTCAGGCTCATCAGCGGCAGCATGATCGCGAGCATGATCACCGCGACCAGCACCGCCATGACCACGGTCAGGGACGGCACCAGTGCGGCGAGCAGACGGTCGATGCCGCGTTTGGCTTCAACGTCGAACACATCGGCGACCTTGAGCAGCATGCTGTCCAGTTCACCGGCCTGTTCGCCGACTTCAATCATTTGCAGGGCCAGGTCCGGCAGTAGCGGCTCGGCGCCGAACGCGCTGGCCAGGGTGCCGCCGCCTTTGACCGACTCGGCCGCCTGGGCGACCTGGGCTTGCAGCGCGCGGTTGGTGCAGACCTGGCGCGCGATCACCAGCGCTTGCAGCAAGGCCACGCCATTGCTCAACAAGGTGCCAAGGGTGCGGGCCAAGCGTGCGGCTTCTACGCGCTGCAACAGCGGGCCGATGACGCGGATGCCAAGTACGCGGCGGTCGTAGCGTTCACGCCGTTGCGGGTTGCGCAGGCGCGCGGCCAGGGTCCAGATGGTCACGATAGCCCCGGCCAGGACCGCCAGGCCCCAGGCGTCGAGGAACTGGCCGAGGCCAAGGATCACTTCGGTAATCAACGGGATGGGTACACCGAGGTCTTTGAAGATCGGTACGAACTGCGGCACCACATAGGCCAGCAGCAGCGCCAGCGAACCGAGCACGCCCACCACCAGGAACGCCGGATAGATCAACGCGTTGATCACC
Proteins encoded in this region:
- the gspF gene encoding type II secretion system inner membrane protein GspF is translated as MSLFKYRALDSQGAAHNGTLDAKDQAAAVAALHKRGLLLLQIAPAGSQGLRQALGRGQLKAAALVSFTQQLATLLGAGQPLERSLGILLKQPGQPQMRALIERIREHVKAGKPLSKALEEEGSQFSPLYLSMVRAGEAGGALENTLRQLSDYLERSQLLRGEVINALIYPAFLVVGVLGSLALLLAYVVPQFVPIFKDLGVPIPLITEVILGLGQFLDAWGLAVLAGAIVTIWTLAARLRNPQRRERYDRRVLGIRVIGPLLQRVEAARLARTLGTLLSNGVALLQALVIARQVCTNRALQAQVAQAAESVKGGGTLASAFGAEPLLPDLALQMIEVGEQAGELDSMLLKVADVFDVEAKRGIDRLLAALVPSLTVVMAVLVAVIMLAIMLPLMSLTSNI
- a CDS encoding PilN domain-containing protein translates to MNRSLSKPLAQLEQWAQPIAQRWRGSLLQQGWRLWLKELRGCLPAWLLAHEPPERSYPWPLTAPVGPVPEHVRQVLLLAPSMVLVQSLQLPLAAARNLTAVVGYELDRFTPFDAEQLYFVARQERRTSMHLKVTLVAIQRTRLDQILLDCAALGLHPHQVDVPGLGIDLLPAPLRPRQRARGKGLQRSLPWLCAALVIAAMLLWLNDRQRVLDVMHASVQQQKHQVAQVQQLRQQLLNTRGAANYLTRRKAAQPPLAALLNELTTCLPADTWIEQLEITDGAEVSLSGQSAKASALITRIKACRSLENARFEGVIQPDAQTGKDQFALRAHLHQEANDAPTPDTP
- a CDS encoding type II secretion system protein yields the protein MPNPQRGFTLLEMLVVIVLISIAAGLLGFGLQQGLKTARERQAVGQIVDALRSTRARAIVSGQTATTVFDLRGLSVQAPDRPPRHWPADLQVTLHTAEQVGAAVAFYPDGSSTGGNLLLASGSRRWRIDIGWLTGSVQSKALP
- a CDS encoding prepilin-type N-terminal cleavage/methylation domain-containing protein, translated to MKRQAGFTLLEMLAALMLMAICSTVLLVAFGQSARSLLQVQHSDRLTHAALSVFDQEAAGPLTSGIRQGNLAGIAWHLHIAQQPTRLGQPRLFRLDLTVREGPRQAQFSTLKLRAASDKAPL
- the gspG gene encoding type II secretion system major pseudopilin GspG — protein: MRLKPARRQSGFTLLEMLAVIVLLGIVATIVVRQVGGNVDKGKYGAGKAQLASLGMKIESYGLDVGSPPKTLQQLVDKPANAAGWAGPYAKPSDLKDPFGHAFGYRFPGEHGAFDLIFFGQDGQPGGEGYSADLGNWE
- a CDS encoding prepilin-type N-terminal cleavage/methylation domain-containing protein; this encodes MNRRQQGFTLLEIMIVLSLLGVLLTLVGGALLGANRAVLKAQRYAVSLDEMRAAQQFLRTAISEALPLDVTEDDSQTPGFFVGAAQRLQFVATLPGVLGGGIQRFTLQLHGDDLQVAFARFESTAQVSVPAARSEPQVLLRDVEALQFSYRGVSPKGQATGWISAWPWTKRLPYAVRIDATVGGPVPWVSQVVALRLNLSGGASDQ
- a CDS encoding type II secretion system minor pseudopilin GspK, which produces MKQQRGVALLLVLWVLALLSLLLGGLAGWVQLQTRQATWHRQHTQAVLAAEAGVALVMQALADPLQSKQWVADGRQMPLVFDDAQLRVSLRSERGKLYLNSAEPADFARVALACGASAAQAARLAKDLETRRNQGVAPFRVVEELRQLPGMTQALYSRLVPQITLWSGLDRPDPAFASTLLRKALNLPQQSAVGADPGEVLVISSRAERPGGYHARLQVTVLLSPSEGSAQPYRVLRWQE